A window from Vigna angularis cultivar LongXiaoDou No.4 chromosome 7, ASM1680809v1, whole genome shotgun sequence encodes these proteins:
- the LOC128197793 gene encoding uncharacterized protein LOC128197793, with product MASGPSGPPIPPSGNSDKGKGKKSYVVKLMTRFNNEIGSTSQPNTPTSTSTGRSIPPPLVVPAFTPTPHQVPTSSPTSVGTSLPPPIQVPGLTPTPYQVPPYLQASLSPNVGSNPSTPRNIAPSPGIEDAYPHSSSAANNMEECSNSRPMITPVGGGFYPTKTASKAITATIKEQFDEPWLTWGAIPKSTRDVFFERFKRRVSWKPEDEEKVKKNFHTKASHRLSEMYKKARTLGKRPDWLGDDTWNALLEKWNMPLYRQKCETAKKNRTSEKGGCLHTGGSISVHEHAIRLSQELGRSVHVDEIFQQTHIRQSTGEFVDERSRRTHEQFVAKFSEIRSETASVGVSTSPLDPVEEERLRNRCWLEAAGGKYKGRVYDIGNVTSQDDCVDSYIQQTQASSTAQPQNSEEILNLKSQLQQYGQQLQNIEGFIGVLLPFLPASAAATAQQFLNLQNPQVQNGVPNIVQPEQQPPEQQPPEQQPPNQQPPDEQPQDGNDDYMYY from the exons ATGGCATCAGGTCCTTCTGGCCCTCCTATTCCACCTTCAGGAAATTCTGATAAGGGCAAGGGGAAGAAATCTTACGTAGTCAAGTTGATGACACGTTTCAATAATGAAATTGgttcaaccagtcaaccaaatACACCTACCTCTACCTCTACTGGTAGATCTATTCCACCTCCATTAGTTGTTCCTGCCTTCACTCCCACTCCACATCAAGTTCCTACATCTTCACCTACCTCTGTTGGTACATCTCTTCCACCTCCAATACAAGTGCCTGGCTTGACACCCACTCCATACCAAGTACCTCCTTATCTTCAGGCTTCACTCTCTCCCAATGTTGGTTCTAACCCATCAACTCCCAGAAATATTGCACCATCACCGGGTATAGAGGATGCATATCCACATTCTAGTTCAGCCGCCAATAACATGGAAGAATGTTCCAATAGTCGTCCAATGATTACACCCGTTGGAGGagg gtttTATCCTACAAAAACTGCATCCAAGGCAATCACAGCCACCATCAAGGAACAGTTTGATGAGCCATGGCTAACATGGGGTGCAATCCCTAAGTCAACCAGAGATGTCTTCTTCGAACGTTTTAAG AGAAGGGTTTCATGGAAGCCTGAAGATGAGGAAAAGGTCAAAAAAAATTTTCACACCAAGGCATCTCATAGACTCTCAGAGATGTATAAAAAAGCTAGAACTCTAGGAAAAAGACCTGATTGGCTGGGGGACGATACTTGGAATGCTCTTTTGGAAAAGTGGAACATGCCACTTTATAGACAAAAGTGTGAAACGGCAAAGAAGAATCGGACATCTGAAAAAGGTGGTTGTTTGCACACTGGAGGATCTATAAGCGTGCATGAGCATGCTATTCGTTTG TCACAAGAGCTTGGTCGGTCTgtgcatgttgatgaaatatttcaacAGACACATATTCGTCAATCAACAGGAGAATTTGTGGACGAAAGGTCTAGGCGGACCCAT gaacaatttgttgcaaaattttctgaAATTAGATCTGAGACTGCATCTGTTGGTGTCTCAACATCTCCTCTAGACCCTGTGGAGGAGGAAAGATTGAGAAACCGATGTTGGTTAGAGGCTGCTGGTGGAAAATACAAGGGACGCGTATACGACATTGGAAATGTCACTTCCCAAGATGACTGTGTTGATAGTTACATCCAACAGACACAGGCATCTTCTACTGCTCAACCTCAAAATTCAGAAGAAATTCTTAACCTGAAATCGCAGTTACAACAATATGGTCAGCAGCTTCAAAATATTGAAGGCTTTATTGGCGTCCTCCTGCCATTCCTTCCGGCTTCAGCAGCCGCGACTGCACAACAATTTTTAAACCTTCAAAATCCTCAAGTTCAAAATGGCGTACCCAATATAGTCCAACCAGAACAGCAACCTCCAGAACAGCAACCTCCAGAACAGCAACCACCAAACCAGCAACCACCAGATGAACAACCACAAGATGGAAATGATGATTACATGTATTATTAG